Proteins encoded together in one Penicillium digitatum chromosome 1, complete sequence window:
- a CDS encoding Cyclin-like F-box, producing MKPCQSPLYSQATSTNLMTLPSELHIQISTYLSYPDALALKHSSRHFYSIVFTGVRLKVEWLIERFEHKLECPMEKCSFSTDESFCNGRVCGIMERRRWHLECRPVRGGCLLFNGQTCRADFLPGWFKVRAQGKRRAVKVMESWGYEVFVIGILAVLLGLLWNFAQRTWYLESRLRGHSATIH from the exons ATGAAGCCATGCCAGTCGCCCTTATATTCTCAAGCCACCAGCACCAATCTAATGACCCTCCCCTCTGAACTCCACATCCAAATAAGCACCTACCTTTCCTACCCAGATGCCCTAGCTCTTAAACACAGCAGCCGCCACTTCTACTCAATAGTCTTCACTGGCGTGCGCCTGAAAGTTGAATGGCTCATTGAACGCTTCGAGCATAAACTCGAATGCCCCATGGAGAAGTGTTCGTTCAGTACGGATGAGTCGTTTTGCAATGGACGAGTCTGCGGCATCATGGAGCGCCGTCGGTGGCATCTTGAGTGTCGCCCAGTTCGGGGTGGCTGTCTGCTTTTTAATGGCCAGACTTGCCGGGCGGACTTCTTGCCCGGTTGGTTTAAAGTGAGGGCACAGGGAAAACGGAGAGCTGTCAAGGTTATGGAGAGCTGGGGGTATGAAG TCTTTGTAATTGGAATTCTGGCGGTTCTGTTGGGCTTGCTGTGGAATTTTGCCCAAAG AACTTGGTACCTCGAAAGCAGATTgaggggacactctgcgaCTATTCATTGA